A single Pseudosulfitobacter pseudonitzschiae DNA region contains:
- a CDS encoding amidase: MTDPATFGAQEARSLIARKQLSPVELAKACIARVEALDHAVNALIARDFEGMLDGARKAETAVMAGDPLGALHGLPFAVKDMIDVTGLPTTFGSEAFVDNIATSDDAIVVAMRSAGGLAMGKTNTPEWSAGGNTRNRVNGVTANPYDLTHTCAGSSGGSAVALACGYAPLATGSDTGGSLRNPAAYCGVVGLRPSPGVVPGDTRAVGLFPISTSGPMARSVGDAGLMLSVLARADNTDPFTTVINGRTPWDADSFANLPRRDLSSLRIAVTEDYGFAPTETLIRSHFRAIVPKLAPFLGELEETTPDCTDADRIFSVLRGVQFLGIHARLFDETPERVGPNVADNVREGRSYSAEDVAQALFAQSRFHRDWQAFFETLDFIISPAVAISPRPWREMYPARIDGSPTKSYYHWLAMAYASTIPGHPSITIPCGMDANGMPFGLQIVGRRHDDLGVLAVAAELEAIIAGTDMAVPAPDLAALRAAPPLSQAAEFLTFN, from the coding sequence ATGACCGACCCCGCCACCTTTGGCGCCCAAGAGGCCCGCAGTCTGATCGCGCGCAAACAGCTGTCTCCGGTCGAACTGGCCAAGGCCTGCATCGCACGGGTCGAGGCGCTGGATCACGCCGTAAACGCCCTGATCGCGCGGGATTTTGAGGGGATGCTGGATGGTGCGCGCAAAGCCGAGACTGCCGTGATGGCGGGCGACCCGTTGGGCGCGCTGCATGGGTTGCCCTTTGCGGTAAAGGACATGATCGACGTTACAGGCCTGCCCACCACCTTCGGGTCAGAGGCCTTTGTCGACAATATCGCCACCAGCGACGATGCAATCGTTGTCGCCATGCGCAGTGCGGGCGGGCTGGCGATGGGCAAGACGAACACGCCAGAATGGAGCGCGGGCGGCAATACCCGCAACCGCGTCAATGGAGTGACGGCAAACCCCTATGACCTGACGCATACCTGCGCCGGATCGTCGGGCGGATCGGCTGTCGCACTGGCCTGTGGGTACGCCCCGCTGGCCACCGGATCGGACACAGGCGGCAGCCTGCGCAATCCGGCGGCCTATTGCGGCGTTGTGGGGTTACGGCCCAGTCCCGGCGTGGTGCCGGGCGACACCCGCGCGGTGGGGTTGTTCCCCATATCCACCTCGGGGCCGATGGCGCGCAGTGTGGGTGACGCGGGTCTGATGCTGTCGGTACTGGCACGTGCAGACAACACCGATCCGTTCACTACCGTGATCAACGGGCGCACCCCGTGGGACGCGGACAGTTTTGCCAACCTTCCGCGCCGCGATCTGTCCAGCTTGCGCATAGCTGTGACCGAAGACTATGGCTTTGCCCCGACCGAAACACTGATCCGCAGCCATTTCCGTGCAATTGTGCCCAAGCTGGCGCCATTTCTGGGAGAACTGGAAGAAACCACACCCGATTGCACAGACGCCGATCGGATATTTTCTGTTCTGCGCGGGGTGCAGTTTCTGGGTATCCATGCGCGGTTGTTTGATGAAACGCCCGAACGTGTGGGTCCAAATGTCGCCGACAATGTCCGCGAAGGCCGCAGCTATTCTGCCGAAGACGTGGCGCAGGCACTCTTTGCCCAAAGCCGCTTCCACCGCGACTGGCAGGCGTTCTTCGAGACCCTTGATTTTATCATTTCGCCCGCCGTCGCCATCAGCCCCCGCCCGTGGCGTGAAATGTATCCGGCCCGGATCGACGGATCCCCGACCAAAAGCTATTATCACTGGCTGGCGATGGCCTATGCCTCGACCATTCCGGGGCATCCGTCTATTACCATTCCGTGCGGGATGGATGCGAACGGAATGCCATTCGGGCTGCAAATCGTCGGGCGCCGCCACGACGATCTGGGCGTGCTGGCTGTCGCCGCCGAACTGGAAGCGATCATCGCAGGCACCGATATGGCCGTGCCCGCCCCCGACCTTGCTGCTTTGCGCGCGGCACCACCACTATCGCAGGCGGCAGAATTTCTCACCTTCAACTGA
- a CDS encoding NAD(P)/FAD-dependent oxidoreductase — translation MADFLVLGAGMVGVGAALALQTQGHTVRIIDKRGPGEETSHGNAGVIQSEARAPYAMPRDLFTLIRYGLGRSNDMRLDPWALPGSARALLEYYYKSAPARHAAVTRHYAEIVARATEDHGSLIADAGAETLIRRTGLGEIYVREEDFDARRQSGAKQAAEHGLKLRCLSGAELRVEEPALTNTPSGALIWEDSWSSSDPAALVRIYAALFQARGGTILQSEVRKIIQTATGWRVDRDGGHLSAEHLVVALGPWSPAMLRQLGYRVPMVMKRGYHDHYEMQGQLARPYLLADHGVVVSSMLRGLRITTGAHLTRTNAPRNLAQLTHGSAAAGKLLALGSAVPNSQWHGVRPCLPRMLPMVGKAPRHDKLWFNFGHGHQGFTLGPTTGEILAEIVDGRRDALTKALAP, via the coding sequence ATGGCTGATTTCCTTGTTCTGGGTGCCGGCATGGTCGGTGTCGGTGCAGCACTGGCCCTGCAAACGCAGGGCCATACGGTGCGGATAATCGACAAGCGCGGTCCGGGCGAGGAAACCAGTCACGGCAACGCAGGTGTGATCCAGTCCGAGGCGCGTGCCCCCTATGCGATGCCCCGCGATCTGTTCACACTCATCCGCTATGGGTTAGGGCGCAGCAACGACATGCGGCTTGACCCGTGGGCATTGCCGGGATCGGCGCGGGCGCTGCTGGAATATTACTACAAGTCCGCCCCAGCCCGTCATGCGGCCGTCACCCGACATTACGCCGAGATTGTTGCCCGCGCGACGGAGGATCATGGCAGCCTGATCGCTGATGCGGGGGCTGAGACCCTGATCCGTCGCACCGGTCTGGGCGAGATTTACGTGCGCGAAGAAGACTTTGACGCACGACGGCAAAGTGGCGCCAAACAGGCAGCCGAGCATGGTCTGAAATTGCGCTGCCTATCGGGCGCAGAGCTGCGCGTCGAGGAGCCAGCCCTGACCAACACCCCCTCAGGTGCGCTGATCTGGGAAGACAGTTGGAGCAGTTCGGACCCGGCAGCACTGGTCCGTATCTATGCGGCGCTGTTTCAGGCACGCGGCGGTACGATTTTGCAAAGCGAAGTGCGTAAAATCATACAAACCGCCACCGGCTGGCGCGTGGATCGTGACGGCGGACACCTGAGTGCGGAACATCTGGTGGTGGCACTGGGGCCGTGGTCGCCCGCAATGCTCAGGCAACTGGGTTACCGTGTGCCTATGGTGATGAAACGCGGCTATCACGACCATTATGAAATGCAGGGGCAACTGGCGCGGCCCTATCTTTTAGCCGATCACGGGGTGGTTGTCTCGTCGATGTTGCGCGGACTGCGCATCACCACGGGCGCGCATCTGACCCGCACCAACGCGCCGCGCAATCTGGCGCAATTGACCCACGGAAGTGCGGCGGCGGGCAAATTGCTGGCATTGGGCAGTGCAGTGCCCAACAGCCAATGGCACGGGGTGCGGCCATGTCTGCCCCGCATGTTGCCGATGGTGGGCAAGGCCCCGCGACACGATAAATTGTGGTTCAACTTTGGTCACGGGCATCAGGGATTCACCTTGGGGCCCACAACCGGCGAGATTCTAGCCGAGATTGTAGACGGTCGGCGCGATGCCCTGACCAAGGCACTGGCCCCTTAG
- a CDS encoding RidA family protein gives MNIPLSKTRRIDNTLYLSGELGFDTNGKIPEGITAQTENCIANIKATLAKEGLDLSNVVLATCYLTDPADFADFNAVYAAAFPQPYPVRTTLAAALMIDAKVEITVIAQG, from the coding sequence ATGAATATCCCCCTCTCGAAAACACGTCGCATCGACAACACACTGTATCTGTCCGGCGAACTGGGCTTTGACACCAATGGCAAAATCCCCGAAGGTATCACCGCCCAGACCGAGAATTGCATCGCAAACATCAAAGCGACGCTGGCCAAAGAAGGTCTGGACCTGTCGAATGTGGTGTTGGCCACCTGCTATCTGACCGACCCCGCAGATTTCGCGGATTTTAACGCCGTCTACGCCGCAGCCTTTCCCCAGCCCTACCCGGTGCGCACCACCCTTGCCGCTGCGCTGATGATCGACGCCAAAGTTGAAATCACAGTCATCGCGCAAGGCTGA
- a CDS encoding 1-aminocyclopropane-1-carboxylate deaminase, with translation MSLLDKFERYPLTFGRTAIEHLPRLTKELGGKVEIYAKREDCNSGLAMGGNKLRKLEYIVPDAIASGADTLVSIGGVQSNHTRMVAATAAKIGMDCVVIQEKWVPHHDAVYDRVGNIMMTRLMGADSRLVDDGFDIGIRKSWEDAIKSVEDRGGKPYPIPAGASVHKYGALGYIGFAEEVAEQEKELGFKFDYIVVCVVTGSTQAGMIVGFAEQNRATSVIGIDASGTPEQTRAQVRSIVDDTAELVGLGRKVRDDEIVINEDYAYPAYGVPSDETNEAIRLSARTEAMITDPVYEGKSMQGMIDLTRKGFFPEGSKVLYAHLGGAPALNGYASYYKDG, from the coding sequence ATGTCCCTGCTTGATAAATTCGAACGCTACCCGCTGACGTTCGGGCGCACCGCCATCGAACACCTGCCCCGCCTGACAAAGGAACTGGGTGGCAAGGTTGAAATCTATGCCAAACGCGAAGACTGCAATTCGGGCCTTGCGATGGGCGGTAACAAGCTGCGCAAGCTGGAATATATCGTGCCCGACGCCATCGCATCCGGCGCCGACACGCTGGTGTCGATTGGCGGTGTGCAGTCCAACCACACCCGTATGGTCGCTGCCACGGCTGCAAAAATCGGCATGGACTGCGTTGTTATTCAGGAAAAATGGGTGCCGCATCATGATGCCGTCTATGACCGCGTCGGCAATATCATGATGACCCGCCTGATGGGCGCGGATTCGCGTCTGGTCGATGACGGGTTTGACATTGGCATTCGCAAGAGCTGGGAAGACGCAATCAAGTCTGTCGAAGACCGCGGTGGCAAACCTTATCCAATTCCTGCCGGTGCATCCGTGCATAAATACGGCGCACTGGGGTATATCGGGTTTGCCGAAGAGGTGGCCGAGCAGGAGAAGGAACTGGGCTTTAAATTCGATTACATCGTTGTTTGCGTTGTCACCGGATCAACACAGGCGGGCATGATCGTCGGCTTTGCCGAACAGAACCGCGCGACAAGCGTGATCGGGATCGACGCATCGGGCACGCCCGAACAGACACGCGCGCAGGTGCGCAGCATCGTTGACGACACCGCCGAACTGGTGGGTCTGGGTCGCAAGGTGCGCGACGACGAAATCGTGATTAACGAAGACTATGCCTATCCGGCCTATGGTGTCCCGTCGGACGAAACCAACGAAGCAATCCGCCTGTCCGCGCGCACCGAAGCGATGATTACTGATCCGGTGTATGAAGGCAAATCCATGCAAGGCATGATCGACCTGACCAGAAAAGGGTTCTTTCCCGAAGGGTCCAAGGTACTTTACGCCCACTTGGGCGGCGCGCCTGCACTGAACGGCTATGCGTCCTATTACAAAGACGGCTGA
- a CDS encoding Lrp/AsnC family transcriptional regulator, translated as MEESSTGFPDRIDRKILRLLQQDGRLTNAEIAHSVNISPATCHRRMRRLFADGHVLDIRGRINPASVGLGSLVMVGVVLDRSTPDGFAAFEEAVAVMPEVLDCNLVAGDFDYLLKIRVRDMADFNTLHSKMLIALPGVRQIRSFFVMKEVKDNAPLPF; from the coding sequence ATGGAAGAATCTTCCACCGGATTTCCAGACAGAATCGACCGTAAAATTCTGCGCCTGCTGCAACAAGACGGGCGGCTGACCAATGCCGAGATTGCGCACAGCGTGAACATCAGCCCCGCCACCTGTCATCGCCGGATGCGGCGGTTGTTTGCGGACGGTCATGTGCTGGATATACGCGGGCGGATCAATCCGGCTTCTGTCGGATTGGGGTCGCTGGTGATGGTGGGCGTTGTGCTCGATCGCTCGACCCCTGATGGCTTCGCTGCCTTCGAAGAGGCCGTGGCTGTGATGCCCGAGGTGCTGGATTGCAACCTTGTTGCGGGCGATTTCGATTACTTGTTGAAAATCCGCGTGCGCGACATGGCCGATTTCAATACCCTTCACAGCAAGATGCTGATCGCACTGCCCGGTGTGCGTCAAATCCGCAGCTTTTTCGTGATGAAAGAGGTGAAGGACAATGCGCCCCTGCCGTTCTAA